One genomic segment of Ancylobacter sp. IITR112 includes these proteins:
- a CDS encoding type II 3-dehydroquinate dehydratase — MDIMSLPSLRLFVLNGANTNLYGLDPTGPYGALTLEDIAEDCRARAQALGASVDFRQTNHEGLLVDWIQEARNGADGIVINAGSLSYTSIAVLDALSAVAKPAFQVHVSNVFTREPFRHHAPLAAAVTGCIIGLGPSGYGAAVEALIAHIRRGGA, encoded by the coding sequence TTGGATATCATGAGCTTGCCGTCGCTGCGCCTGTTCGTTCTCAACGGCGCCAACACCAATCTCTATGGCCTCGACCCCACCGGCCCCTATGGCGCGCTGACGCTTGAGGACATCGCGGAGGATTGCCGCGCGCGGGCGCAAGCCCTTGGCGCGTCGGTCGATTTCCGGCAAACCAACCATGAGGGCCTGCTGGTCGACTGGATTCAGGAGGCGCGCAACGGAGCGGACGGCATCGTCATCAACGCCGGCAGCCTCTCCTACACCTCCATCGCCGTGCTCGACGCCCTTTCCGCCGTCGCCAAGCCGGCATTCCAGGTGCATGTGAGCAACGTGTTCACGCGCGAACCCTTCCGCCACCACGCCCCGCTGGCGGCGGCAGTGACCGGCTGCATCATCGGTCTGGGCCCCTCAGGCTATGGCGCGGCGGTGGAAGCGCTGATCGCCCACATCCGGCGGGGAGGGGCATAA
- a CDS encoding biotin-dependent carboxyltransferase family protein, whose translation MSAQLAILQPGLQTTVQDLGRTGFQAYGVPVCGALDSMALRLANALVGNATGAAALEIRLLGPVFEVAGGPLRMALTGAQADIEVTIGGETQRYGAWRAIDVPDGARVRIGALTGSGCAVLAVAGGIDVPPVLGSRSTDLKGGFGGHEGRALMAGDRLNVNIPNALGPCLALPSLAGAAGEVTLRAVPGPQADAFTEAALATFFSAPYRVSREADRMGLRLEGPALGFRGGADIVSDGIVTGAVQVPGSGLPILLLADHQTIGGYAKIATVISADLPLAGRLVPGSTLRFQAVNVVQAEEARRAAEAELQRLLATLAPVRESGRIDIAALYDANLISGVTSGV comes from the coding sequence GTGAGCGCCCAGCTCGCCATCCTCCAGCCCGGCCTGCAGACGACGGTGCAGGATCTTGGACGCACGGGCTTTCAGGCCTATGGCGTGCCGGTGTGCGGGGCGCTGGACAGCATGGCGCTGCGGCTCGCCAATGCGCTGGTGGGCAACGCGACCGGAGCGGCAGCGCTGGAAATTCGCCTGCTCGGCCCGGTATTTGAGGTCGCCGGCGGGCCGCTGCGGATGGCGCTGACGGGCGCGCAGGCGGATATCGAGGTGACAATTGGCGGCGAAACGCAGCGCTATGGCGCGTGGCGGGCCATTGACGTGCCGGACGGCGCGCGGGTGCGCATCGGCGCTCTGACCGGCTCGGGCTGCGCGGTGCTGGCTGTCGCCGGCGGGATCGACGTTCCGCCCGTCCTTGGCTCGCGATCAACCGATCTCAAGGGCGGCTTTGGCGGCCATGAGGGACGGGCGCTGATGGCGGGCGACCGGCTGAATGTTAACATTCCCAACGCCTTAGGCCCCTGCCTCGCCCTGCCCTCCCTAGCCGGCGCCGCCGGCGAGGTGACGCTGCGGGCGGTGCCGGGACCGCAGGCCGACGCCTTCACCGAGGCGGCGCTGGCGACCTTCTTCAGCGCGCCCTACCGCGTCTCGCGCGAGGCCGACCGCATGGGGCTGCGGCTCGAAGGGCCGGCGCTGGGCTTTCGCGGCGGCGCCGACATCGTCTCGGACGGCATCGTCACCGGCGCGGTGCAGGTGCCGGGATCGGGGCTTCCCATCCTCCTGCTCGCCGACCATCAAACCATTGGCGGTTATGCGAAAATCGCCACCGTCATCTCCGCCGACCTGCCGCTGGCCGGCCGGCTGGTGCCGGGCTCGACGCTCCGCTTCCAGGCGGTGAATGTGGTGCAGGCCGAGGAGGCACGCCGAGCGGCAGAGGCGGAGCTGCAGCGGCTGCTCGCGACGCTGGCGCCGGTGCGCGAGAGCGGGCGCATCGACATCGCAGCGCTGTACGACGCCAATCTGATCTCGGGCGTGACCAGCGGCGTGTGA
- the pxpB gene encoding 5-oxoprolinase subunit PxpB, giving the protein MTATRIRETARFLPVGDTAFAVEFGERIDPAINALVHRTAALLAAAPPAGLVETVPSFRSLLVHYDPLITNAEVLKGLIGALELDDAASTNPARIWRIPVLYGGAGGADLAEVAAATGLSEAEVAALHAGTLYRVYAQGFLPGFAYLGDLPAALDLPRRASPRVRVPPGSVAIAQRMTGIYPVASPGGWHLIGHTPLRFFDPARMPPTLFAPGDGVRFVPVNADAHAAIAKAVAQGLYLPEAEGISA; this is encoded by the coding sequence ATGACGGCGACACGCATCCGCGAAACGGCGCGTTTTCTTCCCGTCGGCGACACCGCCTTCGCGGTCGAGTTCGGGGAGCGCATCGACCCGGCGATCAACGCCCTCGTCCACCGCACCGCCGCGCTTTTGGCCGCCGCGCCGCCGGCGGGGCTGGTGGAGACCGTGCCCAGCTTCCGCTCGCTGCTGGTGCATTACGATCCGCTGATCACGAATGCGGAGGTATTGAAAGGGCTTATCGGCGCGCTGGAACTGGACGATGCGGCCAGCACCAACCCCGCCCGCATCTGGCGGATCCCGGTGCTGTATGGCGGCGCGGGGGGGGCGGACCTCGCCGAGGTCGCGGCGGCGACCGGACTGAGCGAGGCGGAGGTGGCCGCGCTGCATGCCGGCACGCTCTACCGCGTTTACGCGCAAGGGTTCTTGCCGGGTTTCGCCTATCTCGGCGACCTGCCGGCCGCGCTCGACCTGCCGCGCCGGGCGAGCCCGCGGGTCCGGGTGCCGCCGGGCTCGGTCGCCATCGCCCAACGCATGACCGGCATCTACCCCGTCGCGTCGCCGGGCGGCTGGCACCTCATCGGCCATACGCCGCTGCGCTTCTTCGATCCCGCCCGAATGCCGCCGACCCTGTTCGCGCCGGGCGACGGGGTGCGGTTCGTGCCGGTGAACGCCGACGCCCATGCCGCCATTGCCAAGGCGGTCGCACAGGGGCTCTATCTGCCTGAAGCGGAAGGGATATCGGCGTGA
- a CDS encoding LamB/YcsF family protein, translated as MAKRININADLGEGFGHYAIGNDDAMLKIVNSVNVACGFHAGDATIMREVCLKAKENGVSVGAHPGFNDLWGFGRRQIRMNADDLEYLVAYQLGALAGMAAYAGVKVTHVKPHGALNNMCAVERDYARAVARAIKVVDPALYYLALSGTEMEKAAVDLGVPLAREAFIDRLYEDDGNLRARSYADAMIRDPAVAAERAVRMVLEGEIVSVQGRRMPTRFDSLCLHGDEPTALAVATACCAALRAAGIELVTLPEMMAG; from the coding sequence TTGGCGAAACGCATCAACATCAATGCCGATCTCGGCGAGGGCTTCGGGCATTACGCCATCGGCAATGACGACGCGATGCTGAAAATCGTCAACAGCGTCAATGTCGCCTGTGGCTTTCACGCCGGCGACGCTACCATCATGCGCGAGGTATGCCTCAAGGCGAAGGAGAACGGCGTCTCGGTGGGCGCCCATCCCGGCTTCAACGATCTCTGGGGCTTCGGCCGCCGGCAGATCCGCATGAACGCGGACGATCTCGAATATCTCGTCGCCTACCAGCTTGGCGCCCTCGCCGGAATGGCGGCCTATGCCGGGGTGAAGGTCACCCATGTGAAGCCGCATGGCGCGCTCAACAATATGTGCGCGGTGGAGCGGGACTATGCCCGCGCCGTCGCCCGCGCCATCAAGGTGGTCGACCCGGCGCTCTATTATCTCGCCTTGTCGGGCACCGAGATGGAGAAGGCGGCGGTCGATCTCGGCGTGCCGCTGGCGCGGGAGGCCTTCATCGACCGCCTTTATGAGGATGACGGCAATCTGCGCGCGCGGAGCTATGCCGACGCGATGATCCGCGATCCCGCCGTGGCGGCGGAACGCGCCGTACGCATGGTGCTGGAGGGCGAGATTGTATCAGTGCAAGGCAGGCGCATGCCGACAAGGTTCGACTCGCTCTGTTTGCACGGCGACGAGCCCACCGCCCTCGCCGTCGCCACCGCCTGCTGCGCGGCGCTGCGCGCAGCCGGCATCGAACTCGTCACCCTGCCGGAGATGATGGCCGGCTGA
- a CDS encoding sodium-dependent bicarbonate transport family permease, which produces MSLASAALLSPPVLCFGLGALACALRSNLRVPAPVFEAVSIYLLLAIGLKGGAELAETRWADFAGPAAAALALGLLIPLWCYGALRRIAGFSVADAASLAAHYGSVSAVTFIAVVSYLERAGLPHEGFMTALLALMEAPAIVVALVIARLAGAGGDGTVQGPPSLGPALHEVVSAKSFLLLVGGLVIGGIIGKAGLAPVRPFFGDLFLGFLCLFLLELGIVAAEKADAAWKAGGRLFAFALLAPLINGGLGLLAGHAAGLSQGGAVVLATLAASASYIAAPAAVRLALPEANAAYSLAASLAITFPFNVVLGIPLYAALAGLLYG; this is translated from the coding sequence ATGTCGCTCGCCAGCGCCGCCCTGCTCTCGCCACCTGTCCTGTGTTTCGGGCTGGGAGCGCTTGCCTGCGCCTTGCGCAGCAATCTGCGTGTGCCGGCGCCGGTGTTCGAGGCCGTGTCGATCTATCTCCTGCTGGCGATCGGCCTGAAAGGCGGTGCGGAACTGGCGGAAACACGCTGGGCCGATTTCGCCGGGCCCGCGGCTGCGGCCCTCGCGCTCGGGCTGCTCATTCCGCTGTGGTGCTATGGCGCCCTGCGCCGGATCGCCGGCTTCAGCGTCGCCGATGCCGCCTCGCTCGCCGCGCATTACGGCTCGGTCTCCGCCGTCACCTTCATCGCCGTGGTCAGTTATCTCGAACGGGCCGGCCTCCCTCATGAAGGCTTCATGACCGCCCTACTGGCGCTGATGGAGGCGCCCGCCATCGTCGTCGCCCTCGTCATCGCCCGGCTCGCGGGGGCGGGAGGCGACGGCACGGTGCAGGGGCCACCCTCGCTCGGGCCGGCGCTGCACGAGGTCGTCTCAGCCAAGAGTTTTCTGCTTCTGGTCGGCGGGCTGGTGATCGGCGGGATCATCGGCAAGGCCGGACTGGCGCCGGTGCGGCCGTTTTTCGGCGATCTGTTCCTCGGCTTCCTGTGCCTGTTCCTGCTGGAACTCGGCATCGTTGCGGCGGAAAAGGCCGACGCGGCGTGGAAGGCGGGCGGACGCCTCTTCGCCTTCGCCCTGCTCGCGCCGCTAATCAATGGCGGGCTCGGCCTGCTCGCCGGCCATGCGGCCGGGCTCTCGCAAGGCGGCGCGGTGGTGCTGGCGACGCTGGCGGCGAGCGCCTCCTACATCGCCGCCCCGGCCGCGGTCCGGCTCGCCCTGCCGGAAGCGAACGCGGCCTATTCGCTGGCTGCCTCGCTGGCCATCACCTTCCCCTTCAATGTGGTGCTTGGCATACCGCTCTATGCCGCGCTTGCGGGCTTGCTTTACGGCTAA
- a CDS encoding TerC family protein codes for MDTLISLITADIVGTPAWLWLSFLAIVFVLLAFDLGVLNKGDKELGIGESLRLSLFYIAVAVLFGGWVWYSRGADASMQYFTGYAIEKALSIDNVFVISLIFSYFAIPRIYQYRALVWGIIAVLVLRGIMIGVGAALVQEYDWVLLLFGAFLVATGIKMLIVKEGEQDISKNPVVRLLSRILRVTPQLHGQRFIVRQPHPVTGKMVLWVTPLFLALVVINIADLIFAVDSVPAIFAITTDTYIVFTANIMAILGLRALYFALAAMVHRFEYLKYALALVLVFIGGKIFWNYYYGKLDPAISLGVTVAMIAGGIFFSLWKTRKNELGAH; via the coding sequence ATGGACACACTGATATCGCTGATCACCGCCGACATTGTCGGCACGCCCGCCTGGCTCTGGCTGAGCTTCCTCGCCATCGTCTTCGTGTTGCTCGCCTTCGACCTCGGCGTGCTGAACAAGGGCGACAAGGAACTCGGCATCGGCGAAAGCCTGCGTCTCTCGCTGTTCTACATCGCTGTGGCCGTGCTGTTCGGCGGCTGGGTATGGTACTCGCGCGGCGCCGACGCCAGCATGCAGTACTTCACCGGCTATGCCATCGAGAAAGCGCTGTCGATCGACAATGTCTTCGTCATCTCCTTGATCTTCAGCTACTTCGCCATTCCTCGCATCTACCAATACCGCGCCCTTGTCTGGGGCATCATCGCCGTGCTGGTGCTACGCGGCATCATGATCGGCGTCGGCGCCGCGCTGGTGCAGGAATATGACTGGGTGCTGCTGCTGTTCGGCGCGTTCCTCGTCGCCACCGGCATCAAGATGCTGATCGTCAAGGAAGGCGAGCAGGACATCTCGAAGAACCCGGTGGTGCGCCTGCTCTCGCGCATCCTGCGCGTGACGCCTCAGTTGCACGGCCAGCGCTTCATCGTGCGCCAGCCGCACCCGGTGACGGGCAAGATGGTGCTGTGGGTAACGCCGCTGTTCCTGGCGCTGGTGGTCATCAACATCGCCGACCTGATCTTCGCGGTCGACTCGGTGCCGGCGATCTTCGCCATCACCACCGACACCTACATCGTCTTCACCGCCAACATCATGGCGATCCTCGGCCTGCGCGCCCTCTACTTTGCCCTGGCCGCCATGGTGCACCGCTTCGAATACCTGAAATACGCCCTGGCGCTCGTGCTGGTGTTCATCGGCGGCAAGATCTTCTGGAACTACTACTACGGCAAGCTCGACCCGGCGATTTCGCTGGGCGTGACGGTGGCGATGATCGCCGGCGGCATTTTCTTCTCGCTGTGGAAGACCCGCAAGAACGAGCTTGGCGCGCACTGA
- a CDS encoding hydrogen peroxide-inducible genes activator gives MAFRPTHRQLEYAVALAETGHFGAAARRCHVSQPTLSVQIGQLEAQLGAILFDRTPGRVQPTAIGLRVIEAARSVLLTLDDIVAVAASGARNLGGLIRLGVAPTFGPYFLPHLLSPLHARFPALQIYIKEERPATILREVVSGAIDCGLGPAPDSGHAVTFRRLCRETIFLGVPKDHPLAAIGHVEPQALRGERLLTLGRGHHLFERTRELAAACGAEMREDYEGTSLDALRQMVVMGMGMSLFPELYARSEFRMEDDIALLTLDGWPASREMGYFWRAGNGRAAQFEELARESEVTCAALGLSSR, from the coding sequence GTGGCCTTTCGCCCCACGCATCGTCAGTTGGAATATGCCGTTGCGCTTGCCGAAACCGGCCATTTCGGCGCGGCGGCGCGCCGCTGCCATGTCTCGCAACCCACGCTGTCGGTGCAGATCGGCCAATTGGAGGCGCAACTCGGCGCCATCTTGTTCGACCGGACCCCAGGCCGTGTTCAGCCGACCGCCATTGGTCTTCGGGTCATCGAGGCGGCGCGTTCGGTACTGCTGACGCTGGACGACATCGTCGCGGTGGCGGCGAGCGGGGCGCGCAATCTCGGTGGGCTGATCCGGTTGGGTGTGGCGCCGACCTTCGGCCCCTATTTCCTGCCGCACCTGCTCTCGCCGCTGCATGCCCGTTTTCCCGCGCTGCAGATCTACATCAAGGAGGAGCGCCCAGCGACGATCCTGCGCGAAGTGGTGTCTGGCGCGATCGACTGCGGGCTAGGGCCGGCGCCTGATTCCGGCCATGCCGTCACTTTCCGCCGACTGTGCCGCGAGACGATCTTTCTCGGCGTGCCCAAGGACCATCCGCTTGCCGCCATCGGCCATGTCGAGCCGCAGGCGCTGCGCGGCGAGCGTCTGCTCACCCTCGGGCGGGGGCATCATCTGTTCGAGCGCACGCGCGAACTCGCCGCCGCCTGCGGAGCCGAGATGCGGGAGGACTATGAGGGCACCAGCCTCGACGCGCTAAGGCAGATGGTTGTCATGGGCATGGGCATGTCGCTGTTTCCCGAGCTTTATGCGCGCTCGGAATTCCGCATGGAGGACGACATCGCCCTGCTCACCCTCGACGGCTGGCCGGCCAGCCGCGAGATGGGCTATTTCTGGCGTGCCGGCAACGGGCGGGCGGCTCAGTTCGAGGAACTCGCGCGCGAAAGCGAAGTCACCTGCGCTGCGCTGGGATTGTCCTCGCGCTGA